In a single window of the Chloroflexota bacterium genome:
- a CDS encoding transposase, translating into MPRSPCAWKIPGPALTCPPKTRPGAKWENAWTEREAAMPRKRFAAEEIINKLREAEVRLARGETVAQVCKVLGVTDQTFYRWRREYGGLRIDQAKRL; encoded by the coding sequence ATGCCACGCTCACCGTGCGCGTGGAAAATCCCCGGCCCGGCATTGACCTGCCCCCCAAAAACTAGACCAGGCGCAAAGTGGGAAAATGCCTGGACGGAAAGGGAGGCAGCGATGCCAAGGAAACGGTTTGCGGCAGAGGAGATCATCAACAAGCTCCGGGAAGCGGAGGTGCGCCTGGCCAGGGGAGAGACCGTGGCCCAGGTGTGCAAGGTCCTTGGGGTAACCGACCAGACCTTCTATCGGTGGCGACGGGAGTACGGCGGCCTGCGCATCGATCAAGCGAAGCGGCTCA